A portion of the Sabethes cyaneus chromosome 3, idSabCyanKW18_F2, whole genome shotgun sequence genome contains these proteins:
- the LOC128739911 gene encoding zinc finger protein OZF-like encodes MSVEVDDFGEDLLVETILTMCRVCEASNVYVDMLDNDHKLALKFQDVTGVAVSDNAGLPTTLCKDCAKQLEISFDFKRKCKESEAKWRKILLGDQVNITEDEPEPALIKEVKEEPYSDSEEEEDTSNDECETLVGIPKKTGVQKVSYEIKNIGGAKFECGTCHAKFNDKNDYSKHIKIHGRKRFQCSQCSKWFQYKYLLICHQNERCGENAVKYNCEFCLQWYSNRNNLKRHISERHEGLKPFKCETCGKSFSQKTVLASHRLVHINSYEFRCDECPKKFKLEKQLYQHKQIHLPVEQRDPAFIAKPPRNQVRISVCSYCGKISKSIASHYNHIRTHTNEMPYACKSCPKKFRCKTGLTCHELIHSDQKPHKCNTCGASFRQLAHLKTHNLLRHIKVKKFACVICSKLFALKGLLTQHMRTHKDHRSSVDTSDHDDS; translated from the exons ATGAGTGTTGAAGTTGACGATTTTGGCGAAGATTTGCTAGTTGAAACTATTCTTACAATGTGCAGAGTTTGTGAAGCATCAAATGTATATGTTGATATGTTGGATAATGATCATAAGCTTGCGCTAAAATTTCAAGACGTAACTGGTGTCGCG GTTTCAGATAATGCTGGATTACCGACAACTTTATGCAAGGATTGCGCTAAACAATTGGAGATTAGCTTTGATTTCAAGAGGAAATGTAAAGAATCTGAAGCAAAGTGGCGTAAAATATTGTTGGGTGATCAAGTTAACATAACCGAGGATGAACCAGAGCCGGCATTGATCAAGGAAGTAAAAGAAGAACCTTATTCAGATTCAGAAGAGGAGGAGGATACGAGCAATGATGAATGTGAAACACTGGTAGGTATTCCTAAGAAAACCGGTGTTCAAAAAGTAAGTTACGAGATTAAGAATATAGGCGGTGCAAAGTTTGAATGTGGAACGTGCCATGCCAAGTTCAACGATAAAAATGACTATAGTAAGCATATTAAAATACACGGTAGAAAACGATTTCAATGTTCACAGTGCTCGAAATGGTTTCAATACAAATATCTTTTGATTTGTCATCAGAATGAAAGGTGTGGTGAAAATGCTGTTAAGTATAACTGTGAGTTTTGCCTTCAGTGGTATTCTAACCGGAACAATCTCAAGCGTCACATTTCAGAAAGACATGAAGGTCTCAAGCCCTTCAAATGCGAAACTTGTGGGAAATCCTTCAGTCAAAAAACAGTTTTAGCATCCCACCGTTTGGTTCATATAAACTCATACGAGTTTCGTTGCGATGAGTGTccaaaaaaattcaaactggAGAAACAGCTTTACCAACATAAGCAAATCCATTTACCGGTAGAACAGCGTGATCCAGCATTTATTGCGAAGCCACCTCGCAACCAAGTGAGGATTAGTGTTTGTTCATATTgtggaaaaatatcaaaatctATTGCTTCTCACTATAATCATATAAGAACGCACACAAACGAAATGCCATATGCTTGCAAATCCTGTCCAAAAAAGTTCAGGTGTAAAACAGGACTTACATGTCACGAGCTGATTCATAGTGATCAAAAGCCACACAAATGTAACACCTGTGGCGCGAGTTTCAGACAGTTAGCACACTTGAAAACTCACAATTTGCTGCGACATATCAAAGTTAAAAAATTTGCTTGTGTTATTTGTTCTAAGCTCTTCGCTTTGAAAGGACTTCTTACGCAACATATGAGAACTCATAAAGACCATCGGTCAAGTGTGGATACGTCTGACCATGATGATTCATAG